One Bombus affinis isolate iyBomAffi1 chromosome 10, iyBomAffi1.2, whole genome shotgun sequence genomic window, TCTGATATACATATTAGATACATATGTAAATGAACACATTTGAACAAAGATGAAATCAACAGTGTAAATATAGGATTTCTGAGTACATAGTACTCAAATTACTGTGCACAGTGTCACATAAAAAATTTAGTAGCTGTTATATACGTAACGTACGCTTTTCAATAATAATAGGTTCGTTCTTTTAGGAAACTTCTTTTAGAACAAacagaaaatgtaaaaatatatgacaACATGTATCAAATTTCTCCAAACTATATGGAGATGATACGTAACTCTGGTGAAtatgtaattttcttttatttacttGACTCGTTTTTGTTGTCTTTGGCGATATATGTCATTTGCGGGCGGTGGTGGTAAGTCTTCTTCTTCGCTGTCATCACCTAAGCGCGTTCTTCTACGTTTAGATCCAATACTAACTCCATCGTTACTTTCGTCAACTATCCAATGTACGGATTTCGCTAGGTCAAACAATTTTGTGTCACATCCGTTATCCGCTACTGGCAATGGAGCTATGTAAAAAAAAACTTTCttttacaacagaaattccaTACATTGTTGTTATATTTTGATGagttaattaaaaatgaaaatgactCATGTGATAGTATTTACGTATATGATAGTATTAGTAACCTTACCATGGTCAGGTAACTGAATTCGATTGAAAACATCCATGAGTAAATCAACAGCCACAAATGGTCCTCTGAAGCATCCAGGTGGAGGAAGCATGGTACAAAGTTGTGCTGCAGCTGGTGGCAATGGAAAAGATCCACCTATAAAAATTTTTTATCAAGcattataaacaaataaatagcattaaaaacaaataaatttaGATATAGTACGTTTTAATAAAGGAATTTACCTGGTACTGGATGCTCTCCAGGTAATGGATTTACTTTCGGTTTATAAGGTATCATTTGTGATATATCAGGTCTTGGCAATGATGCTATAGCTTCCTCTGGATCTGGTATTCGTGGTAATGCACCAACTGTACTTCTTCCAACGCTGGATACTTCCATGTATCCGATGGACCGTAACTCCATAGGAGTACATGGATATAGATCCAAGAATTTATATCTATCTACTAATTGTGCTGTTTCTTTACCTTCGAATTCTTTGATCtacaaaaaaaagaagaaaacaaattaAGAATTATATAAATTGCAAAAAGGTATCAAATAAAGATTATGCAGGTCAATAATACCTTTTCTAATACAGCACTACGTCGTTTTTCAACTTTTACAATACTTGCTAGATCTCCAATATTAGATTCAAATTCTAAAAATCGGTTCCATATATCgctaaaaataatattacataCAAGATAAGTATTAAGTAACCttagttataaaaataattcataCACGTTTATTAATATTGTAAGCAAATAGATTTATCACTTACACTGATTTTTCAGGTTCTAAACTACCAGATGATAAAACTCTCTCGAATAAAACTCTTGTATTATTGTCCTCTGAAATATTAAACACAATTAGAATTGAGATATATAAAACAtatgtaaatttatttcttaaaaagttATCTCACCATTCAAATGTGACAGGTAGTCAATATAACAAAGTATATAGTCAGGATTGTCCCCAAATTTCTTTAAACCTAATTCAAATATCCGAAAAGCAATATTTTTGTCCTTTGTGCAATAATATTCCATTAATGCTGCAGCAACATATACATGATGTTTACATCTTGGGTCTTCGCGCGCTCTTTTAAAAACCGTTCTAGCCGATTTTATACCTTCAGCGCGTCTTGCGAATTTCATGTATTGTACATATGCCTATGAAATGGCATTCAATTTAGTAATACTCAAATcattgaataaaatatttagtatTAACAAACAATAGATACTAACTAGTGTGGGGTCAATGTCAGGTATATCAAGGAACTTTTGATATATTTGATGaactttttcatattttactcTTCCCTCTTCAAAATCTGCATGCGCAAAGTATAATAACATATTTTTGGACAACAATGTACTTGTTGCTCTTTCAAACATTGTTGCTGCTTCATCGCTTAAATTCTTTGCGGCATTTACATCTCCTTTCTCTGTTAATATTTTTGAGCTAAGTTCTAAAAAGTGTGCAGCTTGATGCCACACTGCAGGATGATGACCCAAACATAATAAACACTGTTCTATTGCAAACATTACTCTGCGTGCAACTAAAGAAGTATCTTCAGTTCTTAAAGGGTTACTACGTTCCCATGCAATATATTTCTTCCACAATTCAACCTAATACAATAATATCATTTTGTTATGTTTAAACATTTATACCATAATATCTACAATTTACAATGCTTAATATTTACAAAGTAGTTCAATAATTACCTGTTTAACTTCTTCCGGATGACCAGTTGGAGGTACACTAGGAGCACTTCGATTCAATCCTCTTGTTACAGCTTCTAATTCTTTGGCAACTCGTCTTGCATTCATATAGTCTCTAGAACGTTCAATAGCCATTTTATCCGCAATTATTGGATTAATATTTTGTTCAAAAGCCATATAATCTTTCCATAATTGCTCCATATTTATCATAGGATTAACTACACCTCGTTGATACACCTACAATTAACAATACCAATGTATGAAGcaaatcaataaaatatattaatatataatccAATAAGAACACATAGTTCGTTACCTTCCTCACTGCACTAATTTTCTGGTTCTCAGCATATGAACCAACAGCTTCCACACTTTTAAGGAATGTAACGTAATCATTCCATATACTATAGGAATGGATATCCATACCAATTTTATCCAGTGCAAAGTCATATGCTTGTGCCATTTTCTCCCTATGaataaattatgtaataaatcttgctgcaattattttattaaaaacataCTTAAAGATGTAAATACATACTTGTATGTTGCAAGACTGGCTTTTGTTTCTTTCACGTAAGAAAGGTAAAGTTTCCACAACTCAATATTTAAGATTTTCATAAGGCATCTTTGGAAAAGCTGTCAGAGAAAAGAAATACTTTAGaggaaatataagaaaatagTGTGACATCTGTTAAAGCTCATTTAAGTGTGGTTACACAAAACATTACATATCTACCACCTTACTTACCCTTATAGGCAAGTCTTTTTTAAACACATATTTAAACATTATTGATAAAACCAATAAGAATCACATCAAAATATCAGGAAGtaaaaattcaataatttattaaGCAGGTCTTTAATACAATCACTACTACAATATTGTTTGTATGTAATGGGAGAAATAATAATGCACCAGTGCATCAATTGAGAATGATTTATTGAATAAACATGTTTTCATTGGGAAATAATTAGGAAAAAATTTTCCAGCTATGAGATTATAAAGGTAACACAAAATAAACCCCATTGaataaaaagtttatttattttttataagtggggttaataatataattgacCTATGTGGGATCTAGAAATGAATGATCCCAAAACATCATAAAAAAATTTAGACAATTTGAAGCAACATAGGGTGACAAAACATAGCAAAATTAGCATAGGAATTATTTGTCTCTACTATATATTATAACCATACaatgaattaatatttcaaCGTATTTATCACCTTATGCTACCTCTATAGAAATTTCACAATATTTGAAGTCTCAAATACTGTGCTGGGGGAAGGAAAATGATGTAATTCCCAAAGCATACTTATGAAATAATATCTAGAAATATTAATTGTCTCGAAGCTACACGTAATACTAAGACAAATATGTGTGTCATCGATACTTTTCTTATTTGCAAAGAAGTAGATATACTTTACACAAATGTAATTCAATCGAATTAATGCTCAATATttgttcataatatttttatttcatactGTTCTTAATAAGATTTCTACACTTCATGtaatatgaatattattttaaataacataATCCAAGCACACTAAAAAATGTATTGCAGGAAGGAATACAAGGCTGTTACATTCAGAAAGTTGTCTTCGTAAGTTGATTTATACtagtaatatgtatttattattattaagcttgttatatcaaatatattcAATGTATACATCATTCAACAAAGAAAACAACCTCCCAAATATACCAACAGATCAATTGTAATCAATGAGATATTTGTGTATGGTGAAATATTGTTTTTATTCACCTCATATAATATGAAAAGTGCTTAGAATCACATTGTATGATAATATTTGATCACAATGGGTTAATAATATCCTATCATTATTAAATGTAACCTTATTACACtaagaaattaaaatagaaCTCTTTAAATATCAATGTTTAAttagaaattatattatttcatacaATGGTTATTTAATCTATAACCATTCTTGATTAATAAACAAACATGCATATCATGAATCTGTATTGAAAAAAAAATTCAACCAATACTTTTATTTCAAGATCAATAACGGAAACTATGTATCATCCCGAACAAACAAATTGGACATTATATATAACTAGAAGTTTGATAATATAGAAAGTGCtttcattaaattttgaaactcagacaattaatattaacataCCTTTTCCACCTTTTCAAAGTTGCGCATTTTCATCTGAAACAGAAAAATTACTAACTAAACTTTATGTTTCAACAATAATCACATTACTCAATAAAGAATTATATTGATAATTTTTAACAGATATAGTTCACTGAAACTGTAATAATATTACCTCTTGTTCTATATAAATTTTCCAATATCGGCCTGCAGAAGGAAACACGGACACAAGTTTTTCAAAAACTGGCCTTACTTCTACAATAGGTCTGTTTTGCGCTTCTCTGATAAGGATGCTCCATGCTTCCAAATCATAAGAAGATTCATCTACCGTTTTTTGAGCACgttgtaatttttcatttccCCAATCCTATAAATAAAGAAGg contains:
- the LOC126920905 gene encoding protein suppressor of forked, producing MTDDKTEFDWGNEKLQRAQKTVDESSYDLEAWSILIREAQNRPIVEVRPVFEKLVSVFPSAGRYWKIYIEQEMKMRNFEKVEKLFQRCLMKILNIELWKLYLSYVKETKASLATYKEKMAQAYDFALDKIGMDIHSYSIWNDYVTFLKSVEAVGSYAENQKISAVRKVYQRGVVNPMINMEQLWKDYMAFEQNINPIIADKMAIERSRDYMNARRVAKELEAVTRGLNRSAPSVPPTGHPEEVKQVELWKKYIAWERSNPLRTEDTSLVARRVMFAIEQCLLCLGHHPAVWHQAAHFLELSSKILTEKGDVNAAKNLSDEAATMFERATSTLLSKNMLLYFAHADFEEGRVKYEKVHQIYQKFLDIPDIDPTLAYVQYMKFARRAEGIKSARTVFKRAREDPRCKHHVYVAAALMEYYCTKDKNIAFRIFELGLKKFGDNPDYILCYIDYLSHLNEDNNTRVLFERVLSSGSLEPEKSVDIWNRFLEFESNIGDLASIVKVEKRRSAVLEKIKEFEGKETAQLVDRYKFLDLYPCTPMELRSIGYMEVSSVGRSTVGALPRIPDPEEAIASLPRPDISQMIPYKPKVNPLPGEHPVPGGSFPLPPAAAQLCTMLPPPGCFRGPFVAVDLLMDVFNRIQLPDHAPLPVADNGCDTKLFDLAKSVHWIVDESNDGVSIGSKRRRTRLGDDSEEEDLPPPPANDIYRQRQQKRVK